In the genome of Massilia sp. UMI-21, the window CGAAGGTGGCGCGGTCATGGATCGCCTCTTCTGGACGCTTGAGCTGGGCCAGGTCATAGTCGGCCGGGATGTCCTTGCGGAAGAACCAGACCAGAGCGGCGAGCGTGGCTGCGACCGACACCAGGTTGACCGGCACCATGACCGCAGCGTAGCGCGCAAAAGTAATGTCGAAGTAGTCGGCCGATACGATGTTGACGAGGTTCGAGACCACCAGCGGCAGGCTGGCGGTATCGGCGATGAAGCCTGCAGCCATGACGAAGGCAAGCGTTGCGCGTGCGGAGAAGCGCAGGGCAACCAGCATGGCGATGACGATAGGCGTCAGGATCAGCGCGGCGCCGTCATTGGCAAACAGCGCGGCCACTGCCGCACCCAGCAGGACGAGCAGGACGAACAGGCGCCGGCCATTGCCCTTGCCCCAGCGCGCCACGTGCAAGGCTGCCCATTCGAAGAAACCGGCCTTGTCCAGCAACAGGCTGATGATGATGACGGCCACAAAGGCCCCAGTGGCATTCCAGACGATGTTCCAGACGACAGGGATGTCGCTGATCTGGATGACCCCTGCAAGTAGGGCTACGACCGCACCGGTGGACGCGCTCCAGCCGATGCCGAGGCCGCGCGGTTGCCAGATAACGAAGATCAAGGTTGCCAGAAAGATGAGAAAAGCGATCAGCACAAAAATCCTTTGGACGGTGGTGGTTCACCACGAAAAAAGGCCGGGGGCATGCCCGGCCATCATGAGACCCGGCGTGTTCAGGCGCCGATAAGGCCGATTCGGTCGAGCTCCGCCTTGAATAGTTCCCGGTCGCCCTTCAGTTCTTCCAGCGGCAATGCAAGAAAGGCCTCGATCCGTGCGCGCAGCGTGGCGTAGGCTTTTTCGAATGCGGTGTTGATTTCCTCTTCCGTGCCGACCACGTGGCCAGGGTCTTCGACGCCCCAGTGCGTGCGCAGAATGGGGCCGAGATAAACCGGGCATGTGTCGCCAGCGGCACTGGCACACACGGTGACGACGACGTCTGGCGTAACCGGCAGGTCATTCCACGATTTGCTGTAATAAGCTTCCGTGGAGATGCCTTTGCTTGCCAGCAGTGCAACCGCTTTTTCGTTCAGTTTGCCAATTGGCTGGCTGCCTGCACTGATGGCATGCAGGCCTTCAGGGGCGATATGGTTGAAGACTGCTTCACTGATGAGCGAGCGGCAGGAGTTACCAGTGCAGAGGAAAAGTACGTTCACGGAAAGCCTTTCGTAGAAAAAATAGATCAGTTTGTTGCAGCGGCGTCAGCGCTGTCGCAGGAGGCAT includes:
- a CDS encoding arsenic transporter, translated to MLIAFLIFLATLIFVIWQPRGLGIGWSASTGAVVALLAGVIQISDIPVVWNIVWNATGAFVAVIIISLLLDKAGFFEWAALHVARWGKGNGRRLFVLLVLLGAAVAALFANDGAALILTPIVIAMLVALRFSARATLAFVMAAGFIADTASLPLVVSNLVNIVSADYFDITFARYAAVMVPVNLVSVAATLAALVWFFRKDIPADYDLAQLKRPEEAIHDRATFVTGWWVLTMLLVGFFWLDDVGIPISAVAAVGAVVLLAVAARGHRISTREVLRGAPWQVVVFSLGMYLVVYGLRNAGLTDYLTALLDRCAEYGVWGAALGTGFITAILSSIMNNMPTVLVGALAIDATATTGVVREAMVYANVIGADLGPKITPIGSLATLLWLHVLSAKNIQISWGYYFRVGILLTLPILFVTLCALAVRLS
- a CDS encoding arsenate reductase ArsC, which produces MNVLFLCTGNSCRSLISEAVFNHIAPEGLHAISAGSQPIGKLNEKAVALLASKGISTEAYYSKSWNDLPVTPDVVVTVCASAAGDTCPVYLGPILRTHWGVEDPGHVVGTEEEINTAFEKAYATLRARIEAFLALPLEELKGDRELFKAELDRIGLIGA